atcaattaaatctatctggtctattgtgtcatttaaagcttctgtttccttatttattttcattttggatgatctgtccattggtgtaagtgaggtgttaaagtcccccactatgattgtgtcactgtcgatttcctcttttatagctgttagcagttgccttatgtattgaggtgctcctatgttgggtgcatatatatttataattgttatatcttcttcttggattgatccctggatcattatgtagtgtccttccttgtctcttgtaacattctttattttaaagtctattttatctgatatgagtatagctactccagctttcttttgatttccatttgcatggaatatctttttccatcccctgactttcagtctgtatgtgtccctaggtctgaagtgggtctcttgtagacagcatatatatgggtcttgtttttgtatccattcagccagtctatgtcttttggttggggcatttaatccattcacgtttaaggtaattatcgatatgtatgttcctatgaccattttcttaattgttttgggtttgtttttgtaggtccttttcttctcttgtgtttcccacttagagaagttcctttagcatttgttgtagagctggtttggtggtgctgaattctcttagcttttgcttgtctgtaaagcttttgatttctccatcaaatctaaatgagatccttgccgggtagagtaatcttggttgtaggttcttccctttcatcactttaagtatatcatgccactcccttctggcttgcagagtttctgctgagaaatcagccgttaaccttatgggagttcccttgtatgttatttgtcgtttttcccttgctgctttcagtaatttttctttgtctttaatttttgccactttgattactatgtgtctcggcgtgtttctccttgggtttattctgtatgggactctctgcgcttcctggacttgggtggctatttcctttcccatgttagggaagttttcgactataatctcttcaaatattttctctggtcctttctctctctcttctccttctgggacccctataatgcgaatgttgttgcgtttaatgttgtcccagaggtctcttaggctgtcttcatttcttttcattcttttttctttagtctgttccgcagcagtgaattccaccattctgtcttccaggtcacttatccgttcttctgcctcagttattctgctattgattccttctagtgtagttttcatttcagttattgtattggtcatctctgtttgtttgttctttaattcttctaggtctttgttaatcatttcttgcatcttctcaatctttgcctccattcttattccgaggtcctggatcatcttcactatcattattctgaattctttttctggaaggttgcctatctccacttcatttagttgtttttctggggttttttcttgttccttcatctggtacatagccctctgccttttcatcttctctgtctttctgtaactgtggtttttggtccacaggctgcaggattgtagtttttcttgcttctgttgtctgctctctggtggttgaggctatctaagaggcttgatgggaggctctggtgatgggtagagctgactgttgctgtggcagtcagagctcagtagGGCCTgcagtttctactgaaagatcagctgttaaccttatggggattcccttgtacgttatttattgcttttccattgctgcttttaatattttttctttgtatttaatttttgatagtttgaataatacGTGTCTTGGCATTATTCTCCTTCAATtgatcctgcatgggactctctgtgcttcctggacttgattgacgatttcctttcccatattagggaagttttcaactagaatctcttcaaatattttctcagtccctttctttttcgcttcttcttctgggatccctatcatttGAAGGTTGgtatatttaatgttgtcccagaggtctctgagactgtcctcaattcttttcattcttttttctttattctgctctgcagtagttatttccactattttatcttccaggtcacttatccattcttctgcctcagttattctgctattgattccttctagagaatttctaatttcatttattgtgttgttcatcattgtttgtttgctctttagttcttctaggtccttgttaaacgtttcttctactttctccattctatttccaagattttggatcatctttactgtcattactctgaattatttttcaggtagactgcctatttcctcttcatttgtttggtctggtgggtttttaccttgctctttcatctgctgtgtatttccctgtcttctcattttgcttcacttactctgtttggggtctccttttcgcaggctgcaggttcatagttcccattgtttttggtgtctgcccccagtgggtaaggttggtaagtgagttgtgtaggcttcctggtggaggggactggtgcctgtgttctggtggatgaggctggatcttgtcttcctggtgggcaggaccgtgtctggtggtgtgttttggggtctctgtgatcttattatgattttaggcagcctctctgctaatgggtggggttgtgttcctgtcttgctagttgtttggcatggggtgtccagcactgtagttgctggtcattgagtggagctgtgtcttagcgttgagacggagatctctgggagagctctcaccgattgatattacatggggccaggaggtctctggtggtctctgaactcagctctcccacctcagaggctcaggcctgacgcccggccagagcaccaagaccctgtcagccacacagctggagTGCCTTCAGAGTTGGGGAGGCTGGCCTGCAGCGGCTCTCCTTCTGCGCTGCACATGAGAATCACCTGCTTCCTTGTTTTGCCCCAAAGCCAGTGTGCTCCACAGAGAAAAACAGTAGCCTTGAAAATAGTCACAGCTctgagatggctttttttttttcctttgtgtttagtCTGGTTTCACTTGCTCACAGAGCGCCACGTGCAGAGGCCTCGCACCCGGCTCTTCCAACTGGAGTTCCTAGTGCGGAAtgggttttgtcttttcttttgttgatatgTTGTATCACacttgattgatttgtgtatgttgaaccatccttgtgaccctggcatgaatccaacttgatcatggtgtatgattctttttatgtgttgttggatttggtttgctgatattttgttaagcatttttgcatctatattcatcagaaatattggtctgtaattttcttttttggtagtgtctgtctggttttgggtatcagggtgattgtggcttcATACAATGCCTTTGGgactgtttcctcctcttcaatcttttggaagtgtttgagaacgATCAGTATAAGATCTTCTTTTtatgtttggcagaattctcTCATGAAGTCATCCAGTCCTGGATGTTTGTTTGCagggaggtttttgtttttttgacatctttattggagtataattgctttataatggtgtgttaatttctgctttataacaaagtgaatcagctatacatatacatatatccccatatctcctccctcttgcatctccctccctccctccctatcccacccctctaggtggtcacaaagcaccaagctgatctcgctgtgctatgcggctgcttcccactagctatctgttttacatttggtagtgtatatatgtcaatgctaaaTTCTATTTCAGTCGTAGTGATCAGTCTATTCAAAGTTAACTATCTTCTcaattcagttttggtgggctgtatgttccTGAAacgtgtccatttcttctaggttgtccaggtTGTTAGCACAGAATTgtttatagtattctcttatgattttttgtatttctctggtaTCAATTgctatttttcctctttaaattctTATTCTGTTTAGTTGGGTCCCACATTGTCTGCTTTTGAATTTGATATAATGAAGTACACTCTTATAGTTTTTCTTTACTTATTGACTATCATGCTTGAAAATTGATCTGTATTATTGTAGAGTTTAactttgtatatttttctgtCATATAAAATTCGGTTTCATATGTATAACAATCCATTCATTTTTGGTGAGATTTGTTTCTATGATTTCGTCTAATATGAACGACCCCTCTGTCAAAGTTCTCCTGAATGTATTCTCATGGTTATGTACACATGTTCCTCTAGGTTATATAACTGTGGGTCAGAGCTGCGTGTCTCTTCCTTTTAACCGATGATTCTTATTTACTCCCCAAATTGACTGAGGCAATTAGTACACCTACCAATAATGTATTGGGATTTAAAGTGCTCAGTGTTTCTCCCACAGCTGAGATTtccattgttttctcttttgcctcTCATGTGGATGGACTAGGAGTTTGGCATCATAATTTCATGGAAACCAGGGCATAAAACTGACGTGGAAATGATCTAATCATGATGCTCTATATAAAGGACTCATCTGTGTGCATTGGGGTCAACATTGAGCTGTGCTCCAGCTGGATCAGACTCAGTTCTCTGGGAAAGAGAATTCTACTCATTACTTCCCCACTCTGCCTTCAGCGCGTTCATACAGGTACCACGAGGTTGGCCATGAAGAGAGTATTTACACTAAAGAAAGAGACAAATGCCACACATCTGGGCTTTTTACAAAATGATAAATTCCTAAGCCTATTTACCAGCACAGCAGCTGGCTGTCACTTCAAATGCCAGGGTGTTCCTTCACACTAATGGTGTTTCTGGAGAAACTATACCAGGTGTCATCTGACGAGGAGAGAAGGGCTTGAGGGGTCCAGAGAGAGTTTTAGGGAAGAGTTTTGGATTTCTCTGTTCGAAACAGGACCCCAAGTTCACCCATTTATTCAGTTACTTTAACGACATTCTGTTTCTGAGTGAAGGGATGGAGGTCGATAGCACACAGCAGCCaatgtggaaattaaaaataaacgaaGTATTACATGAAAGTGGGCCAGAGCAAGAACGTGCGTAAGGTGTGGACGCAGACCTGCCATGTGGGATGCACCTCACGGCACAGGGGTGAGAGGGGACGGGGCAGTCAGCGAGAGTCACCACTGGCGGGGAGGGAAGGCACCACGGTTAACCGAGGCCCAGGCCTCCACAGGGACTCCCAGACCTTCTCCTGCACCCACACCGTGTCTCTCCGTCCCCGGTCAGACAGTTCACACAACACGTGCTGCAGATTCTCTTCCAGAACGTCCTGGGCACATAAGGTCGTGTCCAGTGCTCCACCACTCGGGACGGTGCATGGTTCCCTCTTGTGTTCAGCTCCTGGCTGCATCTTGGGTTCCTCCGTGGCCGTGTGGAGCCTGAAAGAGCAGAATCCCGAGGCCCAGCAGGATCAAGCCAGCCACGCCCATCCGGATGAGATTCTCCACTGTGTAGTCTTCGGGGTGTGAGGCTAGGATTTGTGGACAAAGAGGTCACAGAGGTCAGAGCAGATCAGAATCACCCCAGAATCCAGGGTGTCCACCCAGGGTACCGGTTCCTTTTGTTCTATCCTCAACAGGACAGAAACGCGGAGCCCAGCCCCATAACTGAGGACGTCTTTTACTAATCACTGCTGGCGTCTGACTTGTTTTGTGGTGGGTGGATGGTGTCACCTGCTCATGAGAATCATAAAGTGAGGGTGTGAGTGAGGAGCTGGGGAGACACGAGCCCTTCTCCTGGGTTCTGTGTCCTCCTCTGTGGAGCCCCCTGTGCCCCCTCTTATCTTACTGTCTCAGGCATTCCTGAGGACAGGACCCTGAGCTGACCGAGCTCAGACAGTGCGGAGTGCGGGCCCTTCACCTGAACAGGCGCTTCAGTTGGTAACTGAGGTgtgacccagccctgccccccagccccagcaccACGTCCCAAGgaccctccctcaccccactgcGGGCCTGACTCCACGGTGGGGAGCTGATCCCCAGAGCCCCCTGGGGGTCAGGACGGGGGCTGAGGGGCGGGGGCTGCTTCTCCCCACGCAGCCCAATGCTCCTGCCCTAAGCTCGCCCCCAGCGtctccctcttccccccacccttcctccaCCAGCCTCAGAGCCCCTGGGTCCCTGGGGGCCCCCTGCATCTTTGCTGGATTCTAGTCCCTTCGGGAGACAAACCTGTCCCCGCGGAGCTGAGGGGCATTAGATCCTCCGAGAGAGTCTCCAACTGCCCTGGGGTGGCCAGTGCTCCCCCTGAACAGAGAGGCCTCAGGGACTCCCCAGTTGTTGAACTGGGGCCTgctggtggggggctggggcccCCTGCGGGTCCTGGGAATGAGgacaggaagggggtggggctgaCCCTGGAGTCCCCACCTCACTAAACTCTTCCCCTCACCTGCCCTGTGTCCTACCGGAGACCCTCCCGCTGCCCACCTGTCACCTCCAGGATCccaggtgagggggtggggtgggaggggatgggagggccTCTGAGGGGCAGATCCCCCTCTGGGTGACCCTCCCTCACAGCCCCCTCACTCACACCCCAGCCCAGGGTGCTCAGGGGACAGAGCCCTGAGCTGAGTCAGAAAGGACAGGGTCAGGGTCCCTCACCTGAGACCACGAGCTCCAGGGGGGCACTGGCCTGTGACAGCAGGTAGGGGTAACTGCTGAGTGAGCTGTAGCACCTGTAGGTCCCATTGTGCGCTGAGGTCACAGGACTCATGGAGAATTCAGCCTGGAAATGCCCATCTCGGTACTTTGATCTAAGACGCAGTGGGGGACGGGCTGACCCCTCCTTGGACAGAAGGAAAGTTTCCTTTGTGCTCCCTGATTGACACAGCAGGGTCACGTTCTCTCCTGAGGCCACCACGGGGCCCGGCTGCACCGAGAGGGAGGGCGTATCAGGGAACCATCctagagagaggaaggggggtgAGGGGCTGCCCGCCCCCCTGGTTCTGAACTGCGACTCAGCAGGGCCTCCCTGAGGCCCCTCATCGCTGTCTGTCTGTTTTCTCtgagtctctccctctccctgcccacccccgtctctctctgtctctctccctccctggggaCCCCGCACGCCTGGTCCCAGCATCACCACCTGGGGCTCCCCCGGCAGGGCCTGTGCAGAGTCGGGGTCCCTGACCGACCAGCTGGCTCCTCACCTGCCACCAGGACGTCCAGGGGGTCACTGGGGGCCGACCACTCAGAGGAGAGGTTGTGCCCACCGTAGCATCTGTACCGGCCCCCGTGGGTGCTGGTCACCGGGCCCAGGGGGAAGTCGGCCTGCGAGAGCCCAGCCTGGGGCTGCCGGCCAGGGCGCTGGGGGAGGGCCTGTCCCCCCTCCTGGGTCAGAGCGAATCTGTCGTAGCCGACGTCAGAGTGACCCTGGAGGGTCAGGCTCTGTCCAGAGGCCACGACAGGGCCCTGCGGGGTCAggagggagggcttcccagacACACCTGGGGGAAGACCAGCCCTGGGCTGTAGGGGCTGGTTCCTCCCATGAAGCCCCTTCTCCCGTCCTGGTCCCCAGGCCTCACTGTCGCTCacactctgtgtctctgtcctgTGCGCCCCACTCCCCCCTCACCCACCCTCTCATCTGGGACAATCCTGGGAGAAAAGCATCTAATAATCTGTCTCGTGCCTCAAAAGTGCGTGAGGCCAGGGTGGGACTTCCTCACCTCGAACCAGGAGCTCCAGGGGGTCACTGGGGGCCGACCACACGTGGGGGGTGTCCCTGTTAAAGCCGTGACATCTGAACGTCCACCTATGACTGGGGGTCATGGGACCCACGGGGTGCAGGGCCTGGGTCTGCCCATAGGGGCGTCGCTGTGCATCCAGGGTGCAGGAGGACTTGGGTTCTCTTTCCTTAGTCAGAATGAACTTGTCCAATCCCTGCCGTGAGCCACAGTGGAGGGTCACGTTCCCTCCCGAGGTCACCACAGGGCTCGGCAGGGCTGAGAGGGTGGGTTTGCTGTGGACCcctaggagagaaggaaggagcttGTGAAATGGGGCtcacacccccctcccctcccccagggctgggctgtgaGAGGGACACACCCCTGAGAGCAGACCCCCTTCCTGAGGGCAGAGCCTGAGGCCGGGACCCCCGAGTGTCCTCTCACCTGTCACCACCAGCGCCAGGGGGTCACTGCGCTCTGACCAGCCAGTGGGGCTGAGATAGTAACAGTGGTATCTCCCTGCGTCGGGCGGTGTCATGTGTGGGATGGAGAACTTGCCCTTGTCCCTGGGCTCCAGTGGGGGCTGTCTGTCCCGGGGAGCTGAGCTTCCCTCTTTATCCAAACGGAACTCCCGGGCCCCCAGGGTCCCCTGACAGCAGATGGTCATGGAGCTCCCCCAGGGGATCACAGAGCCTGGCTCAGCCCAGAtggtgggtttggggagggtcCCTGGAAGGACGTCAGAGGCTGGGTCACAAGGCATCCTCACCCCCAGGTccccagctctcagccccaaACCTCCCAGACTTCCCTTCCTTCAGCCCAGAACCGCTGTTCCCCATCCCCATTGCCTGGGGGTGGCCCCTTGTCCCCCTGAGCAGGAGGGAGCTGGGACACCTGGGGACAGACTCACCTGCCTGCACGTGGGTCCTCAGGCCCACACGCAGCCCTGGAAGAGAGACCCCTGTGAGAGATTTGCCCTGAGTCCTGAGCAGCGCCTCTCCTCCCCATGAGCCTCCTGAGTCCTGGGGTCTCCTGACAGAGCAGCCTGGCTGTGGGGGGGGGTCCCTCCGTGCCTagggcttcccctccccctcctccatctcaCCGAGGCAGAGCAGGGCCGTGAGGCTGGGGGTCATGGCGTCTCGTCCCTGTGGTCCAGGCGGTGCAGATGGAGGAGACCACAGTGCCCTCAGGACGGAGACCCGAGGGTGTGTCCACTGGGAGTCTGGTCCTCCCCGTCACGGGGCTGTCACGTCAGCAGCCCCACAGGAAGGGGAACTGCCCCTGCTTGACAGCCTGGCTCTCATTCCCATGACAGACCCGGTGTCTTCCTGGGACGCCCCTTCCAGGTGAGGGTGACCCGGGCGCGTCCTTCCCTCTCAGAGCCTCGCCGTGGGGTCTCCTTCATCCTCAGCCCGTCCATCAGCACGTCCCTGTGGGGGCCTCACCATGGACAGGGGTCACCCAGGCCCTGGAGATGCTTCAGGGAGGATGCAGGTTCCTGCTGCCCCGCAGAGCTCAGATCAGCAGAGACGCACGTTTAACATCTACCTACAGCTCTGTGGAGGTCAACGTGGCAATGAGCACAGAGGAGAAGTTCAGGGAAATAAGGAAGGAAACATGCCTGCTCCCCTGGCCCCGCGGTGTGGGTTTGCTTTCTATCTCAGCCCCCTTCAGggacttctccctttttcttgaaaCAGCGTCCGCCCCACCTTCCTGGGAACAAGCCCCTGAGTCGTTCCTGCCTGCTTGGTGGCCCTTGATCCTTGGACAGGGCTCTCCTCCCCGTCCTGTCATCCTGCCTGGAAGCTTGGGGGACGTTGAGTTGAGTTAGAGGTCTCACTTTGAAGGAAGACATCTCTATTTCAGTCTGTCCCCACTGCTCTTGTAACCTTGAGGGCAGTGCCCTttctgagcctgagtttcctcctctgcatGTTGTCACGAGCCCCACTCCTCGGAGTGGCTGTGAGCTCAGTGGTGTCAGGGTCATTGCAGGATCATCATTGTTAATTTCCAGAGCAGGTGACAACAGGAGTGGGTGGGACAGGAAAGGACCCTGGGCTCAGACTCCACAGCAAAGTGGGTGATTGTGGTGCCCACCCAAGAGCCCTCCTTGCTCCTAACACTGAGAAATGCTGTTTTGAATATTTCTGAAACACGTACCTACAGACAcatgcagaaaaagagaaagaaagttccCCAAATGGAGAGGGAACCAGAGCAAAGAAGAGGGAACTAGgctgagtggcccccgctggccgggATCATCAGGGGGTCATAGGGAGGAGGTTCCCACCTGTGTGGACAGAGAGAGGGACCCAGGGCCTCACAGGCGGGGAGGGGTCAGGGCTCCAGGTGAAGGCTGAAGCTGCGGCCCCCCTTCCCCGCGTTTCTGGACGGGCACTGGGTTGGCTCTGCTCACTGCCCCAGGCCCGTGGTCAGCATTGAGCCACCTCCCCTGTGTGGCATGAAACAGACTCAGTCCATGATTGTCAGCCATGGGCGTCCCCTCGTGGGAGTGTGAGGGTCCCATTGGACCATCCCCGAGGGCACGGCCGTGAGCAGGTGCTAAGTCTGAGACGGTGGAGAGCCCAGGGCAGGAGCGGCTGCAGCGGTCTCCCCTGGTCGCTTGACGCCCAGCACAGCCCTGGGAGAAGCCTTCTAGGAAAGATCGGGGGTGTGAGGGGAGCGCCTTTAACAGGAATGGACATCACAGTGACCCAGTAATTATGACAGTGCTACGACAGCCGTCTGCTGACGCATGGGGGTGTCCTAGGCCAGGAAGTAGAATCAGTAGGAAACCAATAAAGAGGTGAAAAAAAGTATAGAACATACTTGATGTGAATATCTCAATTGTATAACAACACAATGAGTGACtttgctgaaataaaaatatgaaaaaaaagaatcagtaggAAAATACGACAGTCGATTTAAATTAAGCGTGTTtacatatctgaaaaagaaagggaggcagCCATATGGATTATTTTATAGAAGAACTGGCAGTTATTGAAAAGAGTTAGAAAAGGTAGAGATGAAAAATCCAGTAGaatcaacacattaaaaaatgtcaTCCCATCAAGGACAAGACAGCTGAGGGACCCATTATGAAACTGAATACAGTATTGAGGAAATGTTCCAGAATGAAGGTTAGAGAGACCAGAAATGGAAATTCAAGATACTTGGGGAATAGAATGAGGAGGGCCAACGTCATATCTGTTGTGTCAGAAGGAAAGGTCATGACATACAAcaacagccaaagaaataaagaattgaaCATTTTTCAGAGATGAGGACAGGCCAGCTAAGTGCTAGGACACATGTATTTAAAGTGACATCTGTATCTTGACCCTTCCTggtcaattaagaaaatgaaggttaaattaaaaaaaaaagtatctcagactgaattgtacacttcgaAATGGTTAATTCTATTTTGTGTAaatttcaactgaaaaaaaacaagGACCTGGGGCCCTACAAATGTCCTGAAACTACTTcctgtagaaaatgaaaattaccaTTAAGAGAATGACAAGCTCATTGGGACCAGACTACCCCCTACCAAAAGACGATGCCAGAAGATATTGGAGAAATACCTTCAGGGAATTCACTGGGAAGAATTTTACAGTGagccaaattatttttaagggaCAAAAGTGAAAGGCTCATCAGAGGGTAAATCCCTAAATGCGAGGAGATTCCAGGCACTACGTCTGACCTGTGGGAGCTGCGTCCATTCCGCTAAGCCCACCACGTCAGGCTGCGTCTTCCTGAGAGATAAGGAGGGTTCTGCGGGGATGGATCCCTTACCCATCACACGTATGTTCCTCTCCTCGTAGCTGAATCACACACTTAGTTTGAAATAAGAAATGTTTTCAAGTAACTTGataaagagagaatgagagtgaaagaAGGCATTTCCAGAGACGCAAGTTCTTAGATATTTTACTATTTTCGCACTCAGTGAAAGGAATACTAAGAGATGTAATGGAGAAAGTGAGATGTAACATGAGAAAAAAAGCACCGAAAAATTAACAAACACAACTTGTACACACACCCACAGATGCAcccacacgtgtgcacacagacacacagatgtgcacacgcacatacacacatatagagCACCCATATTTCAGGTAAAGCATAATGAGAACATTGTCTTCTCTAATGGAGGAGGAGAATGCATAgttgtttagaaataaaaatgtaaatacatatgTTAACATGGAGTAACTgcctaaaattagaaatggaataaCTACCAATGTGCTTGGtgtaattaaatgaaagaaaaaatttttggctttattgagatataagtaacaaaaattgtatatatttaagatgtacaacttaatgtttttattttttaaaaaaacatttatttatttatttatttatttatttatttggctgtgttgggtcctagctgtggcatgcaggatcttcgctgTGGCAGGCGGGACCTTTCGTTgcgtgcgcgggctccagagtgcacgggctcagtagttgcagctcgtgggcttagttgccccgtggcacgtgggatcttagttccctgaccagggatgcaACCTGCGTCCCaagcattggaaggtggattcttaaccaccggaccaccagggaagtcccacttgaTGTTTTTATATACACTTAccttgtgaaataatcaccacaattaagctaattaacatatccatgaCCTCACATACTGAacatttgtgtgtgagtgtgtgtgtggtgagaacacttaaggtcTATCCTGTAAGCAAATTTCAAgtctacaatggaatactgtgaACTCTAGTCACATCACTGTACATCACATCTCCAGAAGTTACTCAACTGCGTAACTGAAATGTTGTTCCCCgtgaccagcatctccccattgacccctttcccagcctctggcaactaccattctccTGTGTTTCTATGAGTCTGACTATTTTAGATCCCCCAGGGAAGTGAGCTCGggctgtatttgtctttctgtgtctggcttattttacttcaCATAATGTCCTCCAGCTTCATCCACGTTTCCCAAACGGAaggattcccttctttttaaaggctgaataacattccagtgtgtgtgtgcgcgcgtgcgcgtatctcacattttctttatctcttcatctTTCGACAGGCATTGAGGTTGTATCCATATCCTGGCTaacgtgaataatgctgcagtgaacataggagtgcagatatctctctgAGGTCCTGGTTTCATCTGCTTTGGATATATAcccggaagtggaattgctggatgttATGgtaggtagttctatttttaattttttgaggaaactgcatactgttttccacagtggctgcaccgatttgcgttcccaccaacaatgcatagggttctcttttctccacagttttgccaACACctgttatcatttttaaaattaacttatttaatttatttatttttggctatgctgggtcttcattgctgtgtgcgggctttctctagttgcggcgagcaggggctactcttcgttgcggtgcacgggcttctcattgcagtggcttctcttgttgtggagcacagcctctaggcgcgtgggcttcagtagttgtggcacacgggctcagtagttgtggctcgcgggctctagagcgcaggctcagtagttgtgacacacaggcttacttgctctgtggcatgtgggatcttcgcggaccagggctcgaacc
This region of Balaenoptera acutorostrata chromosome 19, mBalAcu1.1, whole genome shotgun sequence genomic DNA includes:
- the LOC130705662 gene encoding leukocyte immunoglobulin-like receptor subfamily A member 6 isoform X5 translates to MTPSLTALLCLGTLPKPTIWAEPGSVIPWGSSMTICCQGTLGAREFRLDKEGSSAPRDRQPPLEPRDKGKFSIPHMTPPDAGRYHCYYLSPTGWSERSDPLALVVTGVHSKPTLSALPSPVVTSGGNVTLHCGSRQGLDKFILTKEREPKSSCTLDAQRRPYGQTQALHPVGPMTPSHRWTFRCHGFNRDTPHVWSAPSDPLELLVRGVSGKPSLLTPQGPVVASGQSLTLQGHSDVGYDRFALTQEGGQALPQRPGRQPQAGLSQADFPLGPVTSTHGGRYRCYGGHNLSSEWSAPSDPLDVLVAGWFPDTPSLSVQPGPVVASGENVTLLCQSGSTKETFLLSKEGSARPPLRLRSKYRDGHFQAEFSMSPVTSAHNGTYRCYSSLSSYPYLLSQASAPLELVVSASHPEDYTVENLIRMGVAGLILLGLGILLFQAPHGHGGTQDAARS
- the LOC130705662 gene encoding leukocyte immunoglobulin-like receptor subfamily A member 6 isoform X2, yielding MTPSLTALLCLGLRVGLRTHVQAGTLPKPTIWAEPGSVIPWGSSMTICCQGTLGAREFRLDKEGSSAPRDRQPPLEPRDKGKFSIPHMTPPDAGRYHCYYLSPTGWSERSDPLALVVTGVHSKPTLSALPSPVVTSGGNVTLHCGSRQGLDKFILTKEREPKSSCTLDAQRRPYGQTQALHPVGPMTPSHRWTFRCHGFNRDTPHVWSAPSDPLELLVRGVSGKPSLLTPQGPVVASGQSLTLQGHSDVGYDRFALTQEGGQALPQRPGRQPQAGLSQADFPLGPVTSTHGGRYRCYGGHNLSSEWSAPSDPLDVLVAGWFPDTPSLSVQPGPVVASGENVTLLCQSGSTKETFLLSKEGSARPPLRLRSKYRDGHFQAEFSMSPVTSAHNGTYRCYSSLSSYPYLLSQASAPLELVVSGPAGGPSPPPAGPSSTTASHPEDYTVENLIRMGVAGLILLGLGILLFQAPHGHGGTQDAARS